A stretch of Rhinopithecus roxellana isolate Shanxi Qingling chromosome 12, ASM756505v1, whole genome shotgun sequence DNA encodes these proteins:
- the ZC3H4 gene encoding zinc finger CCCH domain-containing protein 4 isoform X1, translating to MEAAPGTPPPPPSESPPSPSPPPPSTPSPPPCSPDARPATPHLLHHRLPLPDDREDGELEEGELEDDGAEETQDTSGGPERSRKEKGEKHHSDSDEEKSHRRLKRKRKKEREKEKRRSKKRRKSKHKRHASSSDDFSDFSDDSDFSPSEKGHRKYREYSPPYAPSHQQYPPSHATPLPKKAYSKMDSKSYGMYEDYENEQYGEYEGDEEEDMGKEDYDDFTKELNQYRRAKEGSSRGRGSRGRGRGYRGRGSRGGSRGRGMGRGSRGRGRGSMGGDHPEDEEDFYEEEMDYGESEEPMGDDDYDEYSKELNQYRRSKDGRGRGLSRGRGRGSRGRGKGMGRGRGRGGSRGGMNKGGMNDDEDFYDEDMGDGGGGSYRSRDHDKPHQQSDKKGKVICKYFVEGRCTWGDHCNFSHDIELPKKRELCKFYITGFCARAENCPYMHGDFPCKLYHTTGNCINGDDCMFSHDPLTEETRELLDKMLADDAEAGAEDEKEVEELKKQGINPLPKPPPGVGLLPTPPRPPGPQAPTSPNGRPMQGGPPPPPPPPPPPPGPPQMPMPVHEPLSPQQLQQQDMYNKKIPSLFEIVVRPTGQLAEKLGVRFPGPGGPPGPMGPGPNMGPPGPMGGPMHPDMHPDMHTDMHPDMHPDMHPDMQMGPGMNPGPPMGPGGPPMMPYGPGDSPHSGMMPPIPPAQNFYENFYQQQEGMEMEPGLLGDAEDYGHYEELPGEPGEHLFPEHPLEPDSFSEGGPPGRPKPGAGVPDFLPSAQRALYLRIQQKQQEEEERARRLAESSKQDRENEEGDTGNWYSSDEDEGGSSVTSILKTLRQQTSSRPPASVGELSSSGLGDPRLQKGHPTGSRLADPRLSRDPRLSRHAEASGGSGPGDSGPSDPRLARALPTSKPEGSLHSSPVGPSSSKGSGPPPAEEEEGERALREKAVNIPLDPLPGHPLRDPRSQLQQFSHIKKDVTLSKPSFARTVLWNPEDLIPLPVPKQDAVPPVPAALQSMPTLDPRLHRAATAGPPNARQRPGASTDSSTQGANLPDFELLSRILKTVNATGSSAAPGSTDKPSDPRVRKAPTDPRLQKPTDSMASSRAAKPSPAEVPSPTASPSGDASPPATAPYDPRVLAAGGLGQGGGSGQSSVLSGISLYDPRTPNAGGKATEPAADTGVQPKGAEGNGKSSASKAKEPPFIRKSALEQPETGKAGADGGAPTDRYNSYNRPRPKAATAPTATTATPPPEGAPPQPGVHNLPVPTLFGTVKQAPKTGSGSPFAGNSPAREGEQDAASLKDVFKGFDPTASPFCQ from the exons GGAAGATGGAGAGTTGGAAGAAGGCGAATTGGAAGATGATGGGGCAGAGGAGACCCAGGATACCTCCGGAGGGCCTGAGAGAAGCCGGAAAGAAAAGGGGGAGAAGCATCACAGTGATTCGGACGAGGAGAAGTCCCACAGGAGACTGAAGCGGAAACGGAAGAAAGAgcgggagaaagagaaaaggaggtcgaagaagaggaggaaatccAAGCACAAA CGCCATGCTTCTTCTAGCGATGACTTCTCTGACTTCTCAGATGACTCGGATTTCAGCCCCAGTGAGAAAGGGCACCGCAAGTACAGAGAGTACAGCCCCCCATATGCGCCG TCCCACCAGCAGTACCCCCCATCGCATGCCACGCCCCTGCCCAAGAAGGCTTACTCCAAGATGGACAGCAAGAGCTATGGCATGTACGAGGACTACGAGAACGAGCAGTATGGGGAATATGAGGGCGATGAGGAGGAGGACATGGGCAAGGAGGACTACGACGACTTCACCAAAGAGCTGAACCAGTACCGGCGTGCCAAAGAGGGCAGCAGCCGTGGCCGAG GCAGCCGAGGCCGGGGCCGGGGCTACAGGGGCCGAGGAAGCCGTGGAGGATCGCGAGGCCGTGGCATGGGCAGGGGCAGCCGAGGCAGGGGCAGAGGCTCTATGGGAGGAGACCACCCGGAGGATGAAGAGGATTTCTACGAGGAAGAGATGGAC TATGGAGAGAGTGAGGAGCCAATGGGAGATGACGACTATGACGAGTACTCCAAGGAGCTGAACCAGTACCGCCGGTCCAAAGACGGccgaggccgag GACTAAGTCGAGGCCGTGGCAGGGGCTCCCGAGGCCGAGGGAAAGGGATGGGCCGGGGTCGAGGCCGAGGTGGCAGCCGAGGAGGGATGAACAAGGGCGGAATGAACGATGACGAAGACTTCTATGATGAGGACATGGGC gatggtggtggtggaagCTACCGGAGTCGTGACCATGACAAGCCCCACCAGCAGTCGGACAAGAAAGGCAAAGTCATCTGCAAGTACTTCGTGGAAGGGCGGTGCACCTGG GGAGACCACTGTAATTTTAGCCATGACATCGAACTCCCAAAGAAGCGAGAATTGTGCAAGTTTTACATCACTGGATTTTGTGCCAGAGCCGAGAACTGCCCCTATATGCATG GTGATTTCCCGTGTAAGCTGTACCACACCACTGGGAACTGCATCAATGGTGACGACTGCATGTTTTCCCACGACCCTCTGACGGAAGAGACGAGGGAGCTCTTGGATAAG ATGTTGGCTGATGATGCAGAAGCAGGTGCCGAGGACGAGAAGGAGGTGGAGGAACTGAAGAAGCAGGGCATCAACCCCCTGCCTAAACCGCCCCCTGGTGTGGGCCTCCTGCCCACCCCTCCTCGGCCCCCTGGCCCACAGGCTCCAACCTCTCCCAACGGCAGGCCAATGCAGGgtggccccccacccccacccccaccccctcccccgccaCCCGGGCCCCCTCAGATGCCCATGCCAGTACATGAGCCGCTGTCCCCGCAGCAACTGCAGCAGCAGGACATGTACAACAAGAAGATCCCCTCCTTGTTTGAGATTGTGGTACGGCCCACGGGACAGCTGGCTGAGAAGCTGGGTGTGAG GTTCCCTGGACCCGGTGGACCCCCAGGGCCAATGGGCCCTGGGCCCAACATGGGACCTCCAGGGCCAATGGGCGGTCCAATGCATCCTGACATGCACCCTGacatgcacacagacatgcacCCCGACATGCACCCGGACATGCACCCCGACATGCAGATGGGCCCTGGCATGAATCCTGGCCCACCCATGGGCCCTGGTGGCCCTCCAATGATGCCCTACGGCCCTGGAGACTCCCCACATTCTGGAATGATGCCCCCTATCCCGCCAGCCCAGAACTTCTATGAAAACTTCTACCAGCAGCAGGAGGGCATGGAGATGGAGCCCGGACTCCTGGGGGATGCAG AGGACTACGGGCACTACGAAGAGCTGCCAGGGGAGCCTGGGGAGCACCTCTTCCCTGAGCACCCTCTGGAGCCCGACAGCTTCTCTGAGGGAGGGCCCCCAGGCCGGCCGAAGCCAGGCGCCGGTGTCCCTGACTTCCTGCCCTCAGCCCAGAGGGCCCTGTACCTGAGGATCCAGCagaagcagcaggaggaggaggagagagcgAGGAGGCTGGCTGAGAGCAGCAAGCAGGACCGGGAGAATGAGGAAG GTGACACCGGAAACTGGTACTCCAGTGATGAGGATGAGGGTGGAAGCAGCGTAACCTCCATCCTGAAGACCTTGAGGCAGCAGACGTCCAGCCGACCCCCGGCTTCAGTTGGAGAGCTGAGCAGCAGTGGGCTGGGAGACCCCCGCCTCCAGAAGGGACACCCCACAGGAAGCCGGCTGGCAGACCCTCGCCTCAGCCGGGACCCCAGACTCAGCCGCCATGCAGAGGCTTCTGGCGGGTCTGGCCCAGGGGATTCCGGACCCTCCGATCCTCGGCTGGCTCGCGCCCTGCCCACCTCCAAGCCTGAAGGCAGCCTTCATTCCAGCCCTGTGGGCCCCAGCAGTTCCAAGGGGTCTGGGCCGCCCCCTgcggaggaagaggaaggggagcgGGCCCTGCGGGAGAAGGCCGTGAACATTCCCCTGGACCCACTCCCCGGGCACCCCCTGCGGGACCCACGGTCACAACTGCAGCAGTTCAGCCACATCAAGAAGGACGTGACCCTGAGCAAGCCCAGCTTCGCCCGCACCGTGCTCTGGAATCCCGAGGACCTGATCCCCCTACCCGTCCCCAAGCAGGACGCAGTGCCCCCCGTGCCCGCTGCCCTGCAGTCCATGCCCACCCTGGACCCCCGCCTGCACCGCGCCGCAACGGCAGGGCCCCCCAACGCCCGGCAGCGCCCGGGTGCCTCCACGGACTCCAGCACACAGGGCGCCAACCTCCCCGACTTTGAACTTCTCTCTCGCATCCTCAAGACGGTCAATGCCACTGGCTCCTCGGCTGCTCCCGGTTCCACCGACAAACCCAGTGACCCCCGGGTGCGGAAGGCCCCCACCGACCCTCGGCTGCAGAAACCCACAGACTCTATGGCCTCCTCCCGGGCTGCCAAGCCCAGCCCCGCTGAGGTGCCCTCTCCCACTGCCAGCCCGAGTGGGGATGCCTCCCCACCAGCCACCGCTCCCTACGACCCTCGCGTGCTGGCAGCCGGTGGGCTGGGCCAGGGTGGAGGGAGCGGGCAGAGCAGCGTGCTGAGCGGCATCAGCCTCTACGACCCGAGGACTCCCAACGCGGGGGGCAAAGCCACAGAGCCGGCCGCTGACACGGGTGTCCAGCCCAAGGGCGCTGAGGGTAATGGCAAGAGCTCGGCCTCCAAGGCCAAGGAGCCCCCGTTCATCCGCAAGTCTGCCCTGGAACAGCCAGAGACAGGGAAGGCCGGTGCTGATGGAGGCGCCCCCACGGACAGATACAACAGCTACAACCGGCCCCGGCCCAAGGCCGCTACAGCCCCCACCGCCACCACCGCCACCCCACCCCCTGAGGGTGCCCCACCGCAGCCCGGGGTGCACAACCTGCCTGTTCCCACCCTCTTCGGGACGGTGAAGCAGGCACCCAAGACGGGCTCAGGAAGTCCATTTGCTGGGAACAGTCCGGCCCGCGAGGGCGAGCAGGATGCAGCGTCCCTAAAGGATGTTTTTAAAGGCTTCGACCCCACGGCCTCTCCCTTTTGCCAGTAG
- the ZC3H4 gene encoding zinc finger CCCH domain-containing protein 4 isoform X4 — protein sequence MLRGREDGELEEGELEDDGAEETQDTSGGPERSRKEKGEKHHSDSDEEKSHRRLKRKRKKEREKEKRRSKKRRKSKHKRHASSSDDFSDFSDDSDFSPSEKGHRKYREYSPPYAPSHQQYPPSHATPLPKKAYSKMDSKSYGMYEDYENEQYGEYEGDEEEDMGKEDYDDFTKELNQYRRAKEGSSRGRGSRGRGRGYRGRGSRGGSRGRGMGRGSRGRGRGSMGGDHPEDEEDFYEEEMDYGESEEPMGDDDYDEYSKELNQYRRSKDGRGRGLSRGRGRGSRGRGKGMGRGRGRGGSRGGMNKGGMNDDEDFYDEDMGDGGGGSYRSRDHDKPHQQSDKKGKVICKYFVEGRCTWGDHCNFSHDIELPKKRELCKFYITGFCARAENCPYMHGDFPCKLYHTTGNCINGDDCMFSHDPLTEETRELLDKMLADDAEAGAEDEKEVEELKKQGINPLPKPPPGVGLLPTPPRPPGPQAPTSPNGRPMQGGPPPPPPPPPPPPGPPQMPMPVHEPLSPQQLQQQDMYNKKIPSLFEIVVRPTGQLAEKLGVRFPGPGGPPGPMGPGPNMGPPGPMGGPMHPDMHPDMHTDMHPDMHPDMHPDMQMGPGMNPGPPMGPGGPPMMPYGPGDSPHSGMMPPIPPAQNFYENFYQQQEGMEMEPGLLGDAEDYGHYEELPGEPGEHLFPEHPLEPDSFSEGGPPGRPKPGAGVPDFLPSAQRALYLRIQQKQQEEEERARRLAESSKQDRENEEGDTGNWYSSDEDEGGSSVTSILKTLRQQTSSRPPASVGELSSSGLGDPRLQKGHPTGSRLADPRLSRDPRLSRHAEASGGSGPGDSGPSDPRLARALPTSKPEGSLHSSPVGPSSSKGSGPPPAEEEEGERALREKAVNIPLDPLPGHPLRDPRSQLQQFSHIKKDVTLSKPSFARTVLWNPEDLIPLPVPKQDAVPPVPAALQSMPTLDPRLHRAATAGPPNARQRPGASTDSSTQGANLPDFELLSRILKTVNATGSSAAPGSTDKPSDPRVRKAPTDPRLQKPTDSMASSRAAKPSPAEVPSPTASPSGDASPPATAPYDPRVLAAGGLGQGGGSGQSSVLSGISLYDPRTPNAGGKATEPAADTGVQPKGAEGNGKSSASKAKEPPFIRKSALEQPETGKAGADGGAPTDRYNSYNRPRPKAATAPTATTATPPPEGAPPQPGVHNLPVPTLFGTVKQAPKTGSGSPFAGNSPAREGEQDAASLKDVFKGFDPTASPFCQ from the exons GGAAGATGGAGAGTTGGAAGAAGGCGAATTGGAAGATGATGGGGCAGAGGAGACCCAGGATACCTCCGGAGGGCCTGAGAGAAGCCGGAAAGAAAAGGGGGAGAAGCATCACAGTGATTCGGACGAGGAGAAGTCCCACAGGAGACTGAAGCGGAAACGGAAGAAAGAgcgggagaaagagaaaaggaggtcgaagaagaggaggaaatccAAGCACAAA CGCCATGCTTCTTCTAGCGATGACTTCTCTGACTTCTCAGATGACTCGGATTTCAGCCCCAGTGAGAAAGGGCACCGCAAGTACAGAGAGTACAGCCCCCCATATGCGCCG TCCCACCAGCAGTACCCCCCATCGCATGCCACGCCCCTGCCCAAGAAGGCTTACTCCAAGATGGACAGCAAGAGCTATGGCATGTACGAGGACTACGAGAACGAGCAGTATGGGGAATATGAGGGCGATGAGGAGGAGGACATGGGCAAGGAGGACTACGACGACTTCACCAAAGAGCTGAACCAGTACCGGCGTGCCAAAGAGGGCAGCAGCCGTGGCCGAG GCAGCCGAGGCCGGGGCCGGGGCTACAGGGGCCGAGGAAGCCGTGGAGGATCGCGAGGCCGTGGCATGGGCAGGGGCAGCCGAGGCAGGGGCAGAGGCTCTATGGGAGGAGACCACCCGGAGGATGAAGAGGATTTCTACGAGGAAGAGATGGAC TATGGAGAGAGTGAGGAGCCAATGGGAGATGACGACTATGACGAGTACTCCAAGGAGCTGAACCAGTACCGCCGGTCCAAAGACGGccgaggccgag GACTAAGTCGAGGCCGTGGCAGGGGCTCCCGAGGCCGAGGGAAAGGGATGGGCCGGGGTCGAGGCCGAGGTGGCAGCCGAGGAGGGATGAACAAGGGCGGAATGAACGATGACGAAGACTTCTATGATGAGGACATGGGC gatggtggtggtggaagCTACCGGAGTCGTGACCATGACAAGCCCCACCAGCAGTCGGACAAGAAAGGCAAAGTCATCTGCAAGTACTTCGTGGAAGGGCGGTGCACCTGG GGAGACCACTGTAATTTTAGCCATGACATCGAACTCCCAAAGAAGCGAGAATTGTGCAAGTTTTACATCACTGGATTTTGTGCCAGAGCCGAGAACTGCCCCTATATGCATG GTGATTTCCCGTGTAAGCTGTACCACACCACTGGGAACTGCATCAATGGTGACGACTGCATGTTTTCCCACGACCCTCTGACGGAAGAGACGAGGGAGCTCTTGGATAAG ATGTTGGCTGATGATGCAGAAGCAGGTGCCGAGGACGAGAAGGAGGTGGAGGAACTGAAGAAGCAGGGCATCAACCCCCTGCCTAAACCGCCCCCTGGTGTGGGCCTCCTGCCCACCCCTCCTCGGCCCCCTGGCCCACAGGCTCCAACCTCTCCCAACGGCAGGCCAATGCAGGgtggccccccacccccacccccaccccctcccccgccaCCCGGGCCCCCTCAGATGCCCATGCCAGTACATGAGCCGCTGTCCCCGCAGCAACTGCAGCAGCAGGACATGTACAACAAGAAGATCCCCTCCTTGTTTGAGATTGTGGTACGGCCCACGGGACAGCTGGCTGAGAAGCTGGGTGTGAG GTTCCCTGGACCCGGTGGACCCCCAGGGCCAATGGGCCCTGGGCCCAACATGGGACCTCCAGGGCCAATGGGCGGTCCAATGCATCCTGACATGCACCCTGacatgcacacagacatgcacCCCGACATGCACCCGGACATGCACCCCGACATGCAGATGGGCCCTGGCATGAATCCTGGCCCACCCATGGGCCCTGGTGGCCCTCCAATGATGCCCTACGGCCCTGGAGACTCCCCACATTCTGGAATGATGCCCCCTATCCCGCCAGCCCAGAACTTCTATGAAAACTTCTACCAGCAGCAGGAGGGCATGGAGATGGAGCCCGGACTCCTGGGGGATGCAG AGGACTACGGGCACTACGAAGAGCTGCCAGGGGAGCCTGGGGAGCACCTCTTCCCTGAGCACCCTCTGGAGCCCGACAGCTTCTCTGAGGGAGGGCCCCCAGGCCGGCCGAAGCCAGGCGCCGGTGTCCCTGACTTCCTGCCCTCAGCCCAGAGGGCCCTGTACCTGAGGATCCAGCagaagcagcaggaggaggaggagagagcgAGGAGGCTGGCTGAGAGCAGCAAGCAGGACCGGGAGAATGAGGAAG GTGACACCGGAAACTGGTACTCCAGTGATGAGGATGAGGGTGGAAGCAGCGTAACCTCCATCCTGAAGACCTTGAGGCAGCAGACGTCCAGCCGACCCCCGGCTTCAGTTGGAGAGCTGAGCAGCAGTGGGCTGGGAGACCCCCGCCTCCAGAAGGGACACCCCACAGGAAGCCGGCTGGCAGACCCTCGCCTCAGCCGGGACCCCAGACTCAGCCGCCATGCAGAGGCTTCTGGCGGGTCTGGCCCAGGGGATTCCGGACCCTCCGATCCTCGGCTGGCTCGCGCCCTGCCCACCTCCAAGCCTGAAGGCAGCCTTCATTCCAGCCCTGTGGGCCCCAGCAGTTCCAAGGGGTCTGGGCCGCCCCCTgcggaggaagaggaaggggagcgGGCCCTGCGGGAGAAGGCCGTGAACATTCCCCTGGACCCACTCCCCGGGCACCCCCTGCGGGACCCACGGTCACAACTGCAGCAGTTCAGCCACATCAAGAAGGACGTGACCCTGAGCAAGCCCAGCTTCGCCCGCACCGTGCTCTGGAATCCCGAGGACCTGATCCCCCTACCCGTCCCCAAGCAGGACGCAGTGCCCCCCGTGCCCGCTGCCCTGCAGTCCATGCCCACCCTGGACCCCCGCCTGCACCGCGCCGCAACGGCAGGGCCCCCCAACGCCCGGCAGCGCCCGGGTGCCTCCACGGACTCCAGCACACAGGGCGCCAACCTCCCCGACTTTGAACTTCTCTCTCGCATCCTCAAGACGGTCAATGCCACTGGCTCCTCGGCTGCTCCCGGTTCCACCGACAAACCCAGTGACCCCCGGGTGCGGAAGGCCCCCACCGACCCTCGGCTGCAGAAACCCACAGACTCTATGGCCTCCTCCCGGGCTGCCAAGCCCAGCCCCGCTGAGGTGCCCTCTCCCACTGCCAGCCCGAGTGGGGATGCCTCCCCACCAGCCACCGCTCCCTACGACCCTCGCGTGCTGGCAGCCGGTGGGCTGGGCCAGGGTGGAGGGAGCGGGCAGAGCAGCGTGCTGAGCGGCATCAGCCTCTACGACCCGAGGACTCCCAACGCGGGGGGCAAAGCCACAGAGCCGGCCGCTGACACGGGTGTCCAGCCCAAGGGCGCTGAGGGTAATGGCAAGAGCTCGGCCTCCAAGGCCAAGGAGCCCCCGTTCATCCGCAAGTCTGCCCTGGAACAGCCAGAGACAGGGAAGGCCGGTGCTGATGGAGGCGCCCCCACGGACAGATACAACAGCTACAACCGGCCCCGGCCCAAGGCCGCTACAGCCCCCACCGCCACCACCGCCACCCCACCCCCTGAGGGTGCCCCACCGCAGCCCGGGGTGCACAACCTGCCTGTTCCCACCCTCTTCGGGACGGTGAAGCAGGCACCCAAGACGGGCTCAGGAAGTCCATTTGCTGGGAACAGTCCGGCCCGCGAGGGCGAGCAGGATGCAGCGTCCCTAAAGGATGTTTTTAAAGGCTTCGACCCCACGGCCTCTCCCTTTTGCCAGTAG